One Solanum lycopersicum chromosome 4, SLM_r2.1 DNA window includes the following coding sequences:
- the LOC101248963 gene encoding transcription elongation factor SPT4 homolog 2-like isoform X2, which produces MGSQPAQIPTSFGHELRACLRCRLVKTYDQFRESGCENCPFFKMDEDHERVVDCTTPNFTGVISVMDPTRSWAARWLRIARYVPGCYTLAVSEALPEDLQNLCEDEHIPYAPPKRI; this is translated from the exons ATGGGAAGCCAACCTGCACAAATTCCGACCAGTTTTGGGCATGAACTGAGAGCTTGTCTCCGTTGCCGTCTTGTTAAAACTTATGACCAG TTTAGGGAATCAGGATGCGAGAACTGTCCCTTCTTCAAGATGGATGAAGATCATGAGCGTGTAGTGGACTGCACTACTCCAAATTTTACTGG TGTAATCTCTGTTATGGATCCAACGAGGAGTTGGGCAGCTCGATGGCTTCGAATTG CACGGTATGTCCCTGGTTGTTACACACTTGCTGTATCTGAGGCACTTCCAGAAGATTTGCAG AATCTTTGTGAGGATGAACATATCCCGTATGCTCCTCCAAAACGCATCTGA
- the LOC101248963 gene encoding transcription elongation factor SPT4 homolog 2-like isoform X1 — translation MGSQPAQIPTSFGHELRACLRCRLVKTYDQFRESGCENCPFFKMDEDHERVVDCTTPNFTGVISVMDPTRSWAARWLRIARYVPGCYTLAVSEALPEDLQVSDSRWLLLQKSLSFVRCANISSFGRNLCEDEHIPYAPPKRI, via the exons ATGGGAAGCCAACCTGCACAAATTCCGACCAGTTTTGGGCATGAACTGAGAGCTTGTCTCCGTTGCCGTCTTGTTAAAACTTATGACCAG TTTAGGGAATCAGGATGCGAGAACTGTCCCTTCTTCAAGATGGATGAAGATCATGAGCGTGTAGTGGACTGCACTACTCCAAATTTTACTGG TGTAATCTCTGTTATGGATCCAACGAGGAGTTGGGCAGCTCGATGGCTTCGAATTG CACGGTATGTCCCTGGTTGTTACACACTTGCTGTATCTGAGGCACTTCCAGAAGATTTGCAGGTTAGTGATTCAAGATGGCTGCTACTACAAAAGTCCTTGTCTTTCGTCAGATGTGCTAACATTTCAAGTTTTGGACGA AATCTTTGTGAGGATGAACATATCCCGTATGCTCCTCCAAAACGCATCTGA